A stretch of the Drosophila sulfurigaster albostrigata strain 15112-1811.04 chromosome 2L, ASM2355843v2, whole genome shotgun sequence genome encodes the following:
- the LOC133842495 gene encoding protein nubbin isoform X2: MVMSELRWHTASPEDNTNSLKHDLLKTNNNSARDAVHLMQSRYISRLSRSPSPLQSNASDCDDNNSSVGTSSDRCRSPLSPALLLTQQQAKRQLLSMPHPAHHHNHLHHQQQQQQLHHNNHHNHHQVYKMEQPDEDYDDANGGALNLTSDNSRHSTQSPSNSVKSALAASPPSAELHHAPSPVAPMISPVLPPTVATPTPTSMAAAAAAAAAVATTVASGMQPMLALPGLSSPQAQFAAAGLGLNNPLLAGSISPQDFAQLQQLLQQRQVALQQQFNSYMELLRSGSLGLAQDDPALNTQVAAAQFLMQSQLQALAQATQQLQALQKQQQRQQEQLQESLSLCKSPLLQPRSSTPHARSPPAAIAVAAAVHSPASSPHLHHPLQITPPNSATSLKLSGMLTPSTPTSGTHNHNHSQNSITTPQPKTVASAAAARAAGEPSPEETTDLEELEQFAKTFKQRRIKLGFTQGDVGLAMGKLYGNDFSQTTISRFEALNLSFKNMCKLKPLLQKWLDDADRTIQATGGVFDPAALQATVSTPEIIGRRRKKRTSIETTIRGALEKAFMANQKPTSEEISQLADRLGMEKEVVRVWFCNRRQKEKRINPSLDSPTGADDDESSYMMS; encoded by the exons ATGGTTATGTCGGAGCTACGTTGGCACACCGCTAGTCCCGAGGATAATACAAATTCCTTGAAGCATGATTTGCTAAagactaacaacaacagtgccAGAGACGCCGTCCACCTCATGCAGAGTCGAT ATATCAGTCGTCTGTCGCGTTCGCCATCGCCGCTGCAATCGAACG CTTCAGATTGCGATGACAACAACTCGAGTGTGGGCACTTCCAGCGATCGCTGTCGTTCGCCCTTGAGCCCCGCCTTGTTGCTGACACAGCAGCAGGCCAAGCGACAACTGCTGTCGATGCCACATCCGGCTCACCACCACAATCATCTTcatcaccaacagcaacaacagcagctgcaccACAACAACCATCACAACCATCATCAGGTGTACAAAATGGAGCAGCCCGATGAGGATTACGACGATGCCAATGGCGGCGCTTTGAACTTGACCAGCGACAATTCACGTCACAGCACACAATCGCCCTCGAATTCGGTGAAATCAGCGCTTGCTGCATCGCCGCCCAGCGCTGAGTTGCATCATGCGCCGTCGCCGGTGGCGCCAATGATCTCGCCTGTGCTGCCGCCCACagtggccacgcccacacccacctcaatggcagcagcagcagcggcggcagcagctgtaGCCACCactgtggcaagtggcatgcaACCAATGCTCGCGTTGCCGGGACTCTCTTCGCCTCAGGCACAATTCGCTGCCGCTGGCTTGGGTCTCAATAATCCGCTTTTGGCTGGTTCCATTTCGCCGCAGGATTTCGCCCAactgcagcagttgttgcaacAGCGTCAAGTGGCATTGCAACAGCAGTTCAACAGCTACATGGAACTGCTGCGCAGTGGATCGTTGGGTTTGGCGCAAGATGATCCGGCGTTGAACACTCAAGTGGCAGCCGCACAGTTCCTCATGCAGAGTCAGTTGCAAGCGTTGGCTCAGGCCACGCAACAGTTGCAGGCGctgcagaagcaacagcaacgtcagCAGGAGCAACTCCAAGAGTCGCTCTCCCTCTGCAAGTCGCCGCTGTTGCAACCACGCAGCTCGACGCCTCACGCTCGCAGTCCTCCAGCTGCTAtcgctgtggctgctgctgttcacaGTCCGGCCAGCTCGCCACATTTGCATCATCCTCTGCAGATAACGCCGCCCAATTCGGCAACCAGTCTGAAGCTCAGCGGCATGTTGACTCCTAGCACACCGACAAGTGGCAcccacaatcacaatcacagtCAGAATTCGATCACAACGCCGCAGCCCAAGACGGTGgcaagtgcagcagctgccCGAGCTGCAGGGGAACCTTCGCCTGAAGAAACCACCGATCTGGAGGAACTCGAACAGTTTGCCAAGACCTTTAAGCAACGTCGCATCAAACTGGGTTTCACCCAGGGTGATGTGGGATTGGCCATGGGCAAACTTTATGGCAATGACTTTTCGCAGACGACAATCTCGCGCTTCGAGGCGCTCAATCTGAGCTTCAAGAACATGTGCAAACTGAAGCCGTTGCTGCAAAAGTGGCTCGACGATGCCGATCGCACCATCCAAGCCACCGGCGGAGTCTTTGATCCGGCTGCGTTGCAGGCCACGGTCAGCACTCCAGAGATCATTGGCCGTCGTCGCAAGAAGCGCACTTCTATTGAGACCACAATTCGTGGTGCTCTCGAGAAGGCTTTCATGGCCAACCAGAAGCCCACCTCCGAGGAGATTAGTCAACTGGCTGATCGCCTCGGCATGGAGAAGGAAGTGGTGCGTGTTTGGTTCTGCAATCGCCGGCAGAAGGAGAAACGCATCAATCCCTCGCTCGACAGCCCAACGGGTGCCGATGATGACGAATCGTCCTACATGATGTCCTAA